The DNA sequence AAGCAGCGGCCTTGGTTTTCTTTGCGGAATTATATTGGATTCCCTGCATGCAAAATATACTTATAGTATCGGAAAAGATTTTTTACCTAATTATAACAGGATTTTACTTGTGAAATCCGTGCCTTTTTGCTATACTATTAGAATGTTGAAAAAACAGGGCTGCTTATGCCATGCAGGATGAGCCTTTAATTCTTGCATTTTGTGAGCCCCGTTGTCTTTCATATAAAATGATAGTCTCTTTTAGGAGGCTGGGACTTGGGAGGAATGAAGAACCGTGAAAAAGCTGTTAATTATACATGGAGGCGGCCCCACGGCTGTAATCAACGCATCTTTATATGGCGCTATTACCGAAGCAAGGCGGCATTCCAATACTGAGGTCTATGCGGCTATAGGCGGCACCGGCGGGCTGCTCAAAGGCAATATACGGGAAGTGGGGCATATACCCCAACAACAAATGGAGCTGTTGCTTTCCACCCCGGGCAGTGCTATTGGCACCTCTCGGGATCACTTGGAGCCCGAGCAGTATGTCCGTATGGCGGAGATACTGAAAGAGAACCAAATCGGTTATGTGCTTTGCAACGGCGGCAACGGCAGCATGGATATGTGCGGTAAGCTGTATGCTGCCTGCAAAGAGCAGGGCTTTAATATCCGGGTTATGGGTATTCCTAAAACCATGGACAATGATTTGGCTATAACCGATCACAGCCCGGGTTATGGCAGTGCTGCCCGGTATATTGCCCAAAGTGTGCAGGAGCTTTGTGCCGATGTGCGCAGCTTGCCTATCCATGTGGTGGTTCTGGAGGCCAGCGGGCGGAATGCCGGCTGGATTACAGCGGCCAGTGCAATGGCAAGAAAGCAGGAAAGCGATGGCCCTGATTTGATTTATGTGCCGGAACGGCCTTTCATTGAAGCTGAGTTTTTAGAGGATG is a window from the Oscillospiraceae bacterium MB08-C2-2 genome containing:
- a CDS encoding diphosphate--fructose-6-phosphate 1-phosphotransferase is translated as MKKLLIIHGGGPTAVINASLYGAITEARRHSNTEVYAAIGGTGGLLKGNIREVGHIPQQQMELLLSTPGSAIGTSRDHLEPEQYVRMAEILKENQIGYVLCNGGNGSMDMCGKLYAACKEQGFNIRVMGIPKTMDNDLAITDHSPGYGSAARYIAQSVQELCADVRSLPIHVVVLEASGRNAGWITAASAMARKQESDGPDLIYVPERPFIEAEFLEDVSALIQKKKSAVVVVSEGLTGPGKEPLVPPVFKVDRSVYYGDISAHLANMVIQKLGYKARSEKPGLLGRASIAMQSSVDLEEAKLAGELACTAVLEGESGKMVAFKRVSTSPYKIEPFLVEIEKVMLTERTLPDEFINARGNYVTDAFTQWCKPLLGAELPDMVAFN